One window from the genome of Bacteroidales bacterium encodes:
- a CDS encoding nucleotidyltransferase domain-containing protein, with protein MKTLNKNIIISTIIAEKQNIKKFGINEIGLFGSFAKDKQTSKSDIDILVSFDSDKETFDNFINLCFLFDKLFKGKKVEVVTKNSLSPYISSRILKDIKYVQITD; from the coding sequence ATGAAAACCTTAAATAAAAATATAATTATCTCAACAATTATTGCCGAAAAACAAAACATAAAAAAATTCGGTATTAATGAAATTGGTTTGTTTGGCTCGTTTGCAAAGGATAAGCAAACATCAAAAAGTGATATTGATATTTTAGTAAGCTTCGATAGCGATAAAGAAACTTTTGATAATTTTATAAATCTTTGTTTTTTATTTGATAAATTATTTAAAGGGAAAAAAGTTGAAGTTGTTACTAAGAATTCATTGAGTCCGTATATTTCTTCACGAATTTTAAAAGATATAAAATATGTGCAAATTACAGATTAG
- a CDS encoding DUF86 domain-containing protein produces the protein MCKLQISYILHILEECTFIISTTKDVDKNDFLKNEIMKRAIVRSIEIIGEATKKTDIDFKKKWNEIEWKQLAGMRDKLIHDYFGINYNIVWDVAKNKIPQLKIDIEKIIKNEEKYNQKNLF, from the coding sequence ATGTGCAAATTACAGATTAGTTACATATTACATATACTTGAAGAATGTACTTTTATTATTTCTACAACTAAAGATGTAGATAAAAATGATTTTTTGAAAAATGAAATAATGAAAAGAGCTATTGTCAGAAGTATTGAGATTATTGGCGAAGCTACAAAGAAAACGGATATTGATTTTAAAAAGAAATGGAATGAAATAGAATGGAAGCAACTTGCCGGAATGCGGGATAAGCTTATTCACGATTATTTTGGTATAAACTATAACATTGTTTGGGATGTTGCAAAAAATAAAATACCACAACTTAAAATTGATATTGAAAAAATAATTAAAAACGAAGAAAAGTATAATCAAAAGAATTTATTCTGA
- a CDS encoding DUF202 domain-containing protein — MEDSKLIVRDRLAIDRTKLANVRTILAYSRTVIMLLASGITLIKFFEKEIFVIILGISLIVIAIITGVIGLISYNKINKKIKSYYSLEEK; from the coding sequence ATGGAAGATTCAAAATTAATAGTTCGCGACCGTCTGGCAATTGACAGAACCAAACTTGCAAATGTAAGGACAATTCTGGCATATTCACGCACTGTAATTATGTTGCTTGCTTCAGGAATTACTTTAATAAAATTTTTTGAAAAGGAAATTTTTGTAATCATTTTAGGAATTTCATTAATCGTAATAGCTATAATTACCGGAGTTATCGGACTAATTAGTTATAATAAAATAAACAAAAAAATAAAATCATATTATTCTCTGGAAGAAAAATAA
- the gmk gene encoding guanylate kinase: MNNKLIILSAPSGSGKTTIAKRLLESGMNLEFSVSATSRPKRYYETEGKDYYFLSAENFKEKIDNGEFLEWVEVYKNCFYGTLKSEADRIWNNGNNIVFDVDVIGGVNIKKLYKEKALLIFIMPPSIEVLEERLRKRGTETEKTLKIRIDRAKMELTYKDKFDKIIINDDLETAVKETITLVKDFIDKK; this comes from the coding sequence ATGAATAATAAGCTAATCATACTATCGGCGCCGTCGGGTTCGGGAAAAACAACAATTGCAAAACGTTTACTCGAATCGGGAATGAATCTTGAATTTTCGGTTTCGGCAACAAGCCGTCCTAAAAGATATTACGAAACAGAAGGAAAAGATTATTATTTTTTAAGTGCTGAAAACTTTAAAGAAAAAATTGATAATGGAGAATTTCTCGAATGGGTTGAAGTTTATAAAAATTGTTTTTACGGGACATTAAAATCGGAAGCTGACAGAATCTGGAATAATGGAAATAACATAGTTTTTGATGTTGATGTTATAGGAGGTGTTAATATTAAAAAATTATACAAAGAAAAAGCTTTATTGATTTTTATTATGCCACCTTCAATTGAAGTTCTTGAAGAACGCCTTAGAAAAAGAGGAACTGAAACCGAAAAAACTCTGAAAATAAGAATTGACAGAGCAAAAATGGAGCTGACTTATAAAGATAAATTTGATAAAATAATTATAAATGATGATTTGGAAACTGCGGTGAAAGAAACAATAACACTCGTGAAAGATTTCATTGATAAAAAATGA
- a CDS encoding T9SS type A sorting domain-containing protein, which yields MKKLILLSVSLTLAITSVFAQLNVSVNGVPICAGNSVTLIPILSGGAPPYSFSWNTGQVTSSINVTPTNTTTYTLTVIDSNPSTASTQAVVTVYPAPNITATGGTICMGSAIAICASGGIIYSWNTGNPSNCITVNPSITTTYTVTGTDANGCTGTSTCVVVVNSNLTIFTNNPTICNGSCAAIIASGANSYTWDVGSNLNFITVCPTLTTTYTVTGVSFAGCTGSASCVVTVYPLPTITATNVIVCQGECTSLSASGGIAYTWSTGMTGNPIIICPNSTASYYVTGTATGCTNTASCMVVVNQHPIVTANNASVCFGDMAILTAGGASTYTWSVLGTGNPKTVSPTVTTTYTVTGTDANGCTGSAFCVVTVSEPINITIPGKTICNGQMALICATNINTTFTWDTGANTSCIQVSPSFTTTYIVSVTFITGCTGIEHTVVNVDYGGYFTIYSSQDTICAGNCSSLEISGGDGLYSWSTGQTSNSFQHITVCPTVTTTYTATNSCSLNTSYKVIMVNPEPIITANGGTITQGGAITLCASGLEQSGGTYQWSAGGGKCITVAPTVNTTYCVTGTDLNGCTNFACSIVNVTNGVKEINDKNIAFEIFPNPFNTQAQITYSLSESSNVKLEAFNILGEKVSTIINSRQNAGNYKYCFSTKDIGSSKGVYFIKLQVNDKVAYKKVVEM from the coding sequence ATGAAAAAATTAATTCTTCTTTCAGTTTCTTTAACATTGGCAATTACAAGTGTTTTTGCTCAGTTAAATGTATCGGTTAATGGAGTTCCTATTTGTGCAGGAAACTCTGTAACATTGATACCAATATTAAGTGGTGGAGCGCCGCCATATTCTTTTTCGTGGAATACAGGTCAAGTAACCTCTTCGATTAATGTTACTCCAACGAACACAACAACATACACATTAACTGTAATCGATAGCAATCCTTCTACTGCCAGTACTCAGGCAGTGGTAACTGTTTATCCGGCGCCAAATATAACAGCAACTGGTGGAACAATATGTATGGGGAGCGCAATTGCAATATGTGCTAGTGGAGGTATAATTTATAGTTGGAATACTGGAAACCCATCAAATTGTATTACTGTTAATCCAAGCATAACTACAACTTACACAGTAACCGGCACTGATGCAAATGGATGTACTGGTACTTCTACGTGTGTTGTAGTTGTAAATTCTAACTTAACTATTTTTACTAATAATCCTACTATTTGTAACGGTTCATGTGCAGCAATTATAGCAAGCGGAGCAAATTCATATACATGGGATGTAGGAAGCAATTTAAATTTTATTACAGTTTGTCCAACTCTTACCACAACGTATACAGTAACAGGAGTGAGTTTTGCTGGTTGTACTGGTAGTGCTTCTTGTGTGGTAACAGTTTATCCTTTACCAACAATCACAGCAACAAATGTTATAGTTTGTCAGGGTGAATGCACATCACTTTCAGCAAGCGGAGGAATTGCATATACTTGGAGTACTGGAATGACAGGGAATCCTATCATTATATGTCCTAATTCCACAGCTTCTTATTATGTCACAGGAACCGCTACAGGATGCACGAATACTGCTTCCTGTATGGTAGTAGTAAATCAGCATCCAATAGTAACAGCTAACAATGCCTCAGTATGCTTCGGAGATATGGCAATACTCACAGCCGGAGGAGCAAGCACTTACACATGGTCAGTTTTAGGCACAGGAAATCCAAAAACAGTCAGCCCGACAGTTACCACAACATATACGGTAACTGGAACAGATGCGAACGGTTGCACTGGTTCTGCTTTTTGCGTGGTTACTGTTAGTGAACCAATTAATATAACTATTCCGGGAAAAACAATATGTAACGGACAAATGGCTTTAATTTGTGCAACTAACATAAATACAACTTTTACGTGGGATACAGGTGCAAACACTTCTTGTATTCAAGTTAGTCCATCTTTTACTACTACATATATTGTTTCAGTAACATTCATAACGGGTTGTACGGGCATAGAACATACAGTTGTTAATGTTGATTATGGTGGGTATTTTACTATTTATTCCTCACAGGATACAATATGTGCAGGAAATTGTTCATCTTTGGAAATAAGTGGAGGAGATGGATTATATTCATGGAGTACAGGGCAAACATCAAATAGTTTTCAGCATATAACTGTTTGCCCAACTGTAACAACAACATATACTGCCACCAATTCTTGCTCTCTTAACACAAGTTACAAAGTAATAATGGTTAATCCTGAACCAATAATAACTGCAAATGGAGGAACAATAACACAAGGAGGAGCAATAACCTTATGTGCAAGCGGATTAGAACAATCAGGAGGCACATATCAATGGAGTGCCGGAGGAGGTAAATGTATTACCGTTGCACCAACAGTAAATACAACATATTGCGTTACAGGAACAGATTTAAACGGTTGTACTAATTTTGCTTGTTCGATAGTTAATGTTACAAACGGTGTTAAAGAAATAAATGATAAAAACATTGCATTTGAAATTTTTCCAAATCCATTCAACACCCAAGCTCAAATAACATATTCGCTCAGCGAAAGTTCAAATGTGAAGCTTGAGGCATTTAATATTTTGGGAGAAAAGGTAAGTACCATAATAAACAGCAGGCAGAACGCAGGAAACTACAAATATTGTTTTTCTACAAAAGATATTGGCTCATCGAAAGGAGTTTATTTTATTAAGTTACAGGTGAACGATAAGGTTGCTTATAAGAAAGTTGTGGAGATGTAA
- a CDS encoding DUF444 family protein, giving the protein MQKKYLKTYNKLKKSGLSKEQEKLINREIEIIKSFENSKGKIPEKPSFQGLYSQNDLEVFQKIKPDFEKDFVRTSLRTLDELLDKDKKREADGFPRRIRIGKLVKPGKGDKGKVVVVPSTTEPKFYHDDSITEENETGGNGEGEEGEVIGEQQAQPQQGEGDAQGAGQGEGGDHDMSQEAFDLGRVLTEKFELPNLKDKGKKRSFSKYTYDLTDINRGFGQVLDKKATLKKIIETNIQLGKIDGIKQFSGEDLLASPQDYVYRILSREKDFETQAVVFFLRDYSGSMQGKPTEVVTTQHLLIYSWLMFQYQNNVVTRFILHDTEAKEVPDFYTYYRSQIAGGTRVAPAFQLVNKIVEEERLAKDYNIYVFHGTDGDDWDTDGKELLDAIDKMTLYANRIGITVAKNSWSGENNTVVEINFENSGILKEKPQLVRIDGFSAEEGTEDRIIEGIKKLVG; this is encoded by the coding sequence ATGCAAAAAAAATACTTAAAAACATACAATAAACTCAAAAAGTCAGGTCTTTCAAAGGAGCAGGAAAAATTAATAAACCGCGAAATAGAAATCATAAAATCTTTTGAAAACAGCAAGGGTAAAATTCCCGAAAAGCCCAGTTTTCAAGGATTATATTCTCAAAATGATTTGGAAGTTTTTCAGAAAATAAAACCCGATTTTGAAAAAGATTTTGTACGCACTTCTTTAAGAACTCTTGATGAACTTCTTGACAAAGACAAAAAAAGAGAAGCAGACGGGTTTCCACGAAGAATTAGAATTGGCAAACTTGTTAAACCAGGCAAAGGCGATAAAGGAAAAGTTGTTGTTGTTCCATCTACTACCGAGCCAAAATTTTATCACGACGATTCAATAACCGAAGAAAACGAAACCGGTGGCAACGGCGAAGGCGAAGAAGGTGAAGTAATAGGTGAACAACAAGCACAACCTCAGCAGGGCGAAGGCGATGCACAAGGCGCAGGCCAGGGTGAAGGCGGCGACCACGATATGAGTCAGGAAGCATTTGATTTAGGTAGAGTGCTTACTGAAAAATTTGAATTACCGAATCTAAAAGATAAAGGAAAAAAACGTTCGTTTTCAAAATATACTTACGACCTTACCGATATTAATCGCGGTTTTGGTCAGGTGCTTGATAAAAAGGCAACTTTAAAAAAAATAATAGAAACCAATATTCAACTCGGAAAAATAGATGGAATAAAACAATTCTCGGGCGAAGACCTGCTGGCAAGTCCGCAGGATTACGTTTACAGAATTCTTTCAAGAGAAAAAGATTTTGAAACGCAGGCAGTGGTTTTTTTCCTTCGCGATTATTCCGGTTCGATGCAGGGAAAACCAACTGAAGTTGTAACAACACAGCATTTGCTTATTTACAGCTGGCTTATGTTTCAATATCAGAATAATGTTGTAACTCGATTTATTTTACACGATACCGAAGCAAAAGAAGTTCCTGATTTTTACACTTATTATCGTTCGCAGATTGCAGGCGGAACACGCGTTGCTCCTGCTTTTCAGCTTGTAAATAAAATTGTGGAAGAAGAACGTTTGGCAAAAGATTATAATATTTATGTTTTTCACGGAACCGATGGTGATGACTGGGATACCGATGGAAAAGAACTTTTAGATGCAATAGACAAAATGACACTTTATGCAAACAGAATAGGAATAACTGTTGCAAAAAATTCGTGGTCGGGAGAAAACAATACTGTAGTTGAGATTAATTTTGAAAATTCGGGAATATTAAAAGAAAAACCGCAGTTGGTAAGAATTGACGGCTTCTCCGCAGAAGAAGGAACAGAAGATAGGATTATTGAGGGAATAAAAAAGTTGGTGGGGTGA
- a CDS encoding YicC/YloC family endoribonuclease, with protein MIKSMTGFGKTICESPNFKVTVEIKSVNGKQSDIKIRMPSVYNEKEILLRSLIAQSLERGNIELTLYIGNSAENPNFSFNKTLALKYYSELKSLAKEINTENNTDYIGLIMKLPDVLKPEKSVIDEKEWDIIYKTVVKALEELDKSRKNEGIKLERDFRKRIDFIFKLLKEIEKLDPIRLKSIKQRLRNNLLDVIDKSKIDENRLEQELVFYIEKIDITEEKVRLKSHCNYFLETLVDKNSQGKKLGFISQEMGREINTLGSKANNADIQKKVVIMKDELEKIKEQLMNVL; from the coding sequence ATGATAAAATCAATGACGGGTTTTGGTAAGACAATTTGCGAAAGTCCGAATTTTAAGGTAACTGTGGAAATAAAATCAGTTAATGGCAAACAATCCGACATAAAAATCCGCATGCCTTCAGTTTACAATGAAAAGGAAATTTTGTTACGTTCTTTAATTGCTCAATCACTCGAAAGAGGAAATATTGAATTAACTCTATATATTGGAAATTCGGCAGAAAATCCAAATTTTTCATTTAATAAAACGCTTGCTTTAAAATATTATTCAGAACTTAAATCTCTCGCAAAAGAAATTAATACTGAAAATAATACTGATTACATCGGATTAATAATGAAATTGCCTGATGTGTTGAAACCTGAAAAATCGGTAATTGATGAAAAAGAATGGGACATCATTTATAAAACAGTTGTAAAAGCGTTGGAAGAACTTGATAAATCAAGAAAAAATGAAGGTATAAAACTTGAAAGGGACTTCAGAAAAAGAATAGATTTTATTTTTAAACTTCTTAAAGAAATTGAAAAACTCGACCCAATAAGATTAAAAAGTATAAAGCAGCGGTTACGAAATAACCTGCTGGATGTAATTGATAAAAGTAAAATTGATGAAAATCGTTTGGAGCAGGAATTAGTTTTTTATATTGAAAAAATTGACATTACCGAAGAAAAAGTGCGGCTGAAGAGTCATTGCAATTACTTTTTAGAAACTTTAGTAGATAAAAATTCTCAGGGGAAAAAACTCGGTTTTATTTCGCAGGAAATGGGCAGGGAAATCAATACTCTTGGTTCAAAAGCAAATAATGCCGATATTCAGAAAAAAGTTGTTATTATGAAAGATGAGCTTGAAAAAATAAAAGAACAACTTATGAATGTACTTTAA